In Streptococcus mitis, the DNA window TGAATGAGATGAAAGAAATCGATGCTAAACGTCGTGATATTTTAGTCAAGGTTGAAACTCTCAAGGCTGAACGTAACACAGTTTCAGCTGAGATTGCCCAAGCTAAGCGCAACAAGGAAAATGCAGATGACAAGATTGCTGCCATGCAAACTCTATCTGCTGAAGTCAAAGCCTTGGATGCTGAATTGGCAGAAATCGATGCTAAATTGACAGAATTTACCACTACTCTTCCAAATATTCCAGCTGATAGCGTTCCTGTTGGGGTTGACGAAGATGACAATGTGGAAGTTCGCCGTTGGGGTACTCCACGCGAGTTTGATTTCGAACCTAAAGCTCACTGGGATCTGGGTGAAGACCTTGGCATCCTTGACTGGGAACGTGGTGGTAAGGTAACAGGAGCTCGCTTCCTCTTCTATAAAGGTCTCGGCGCTCGTTTGGAACGTGCTATTTACAACTTTATGTTGGATGAACATGGAAAAGAAGGCTACACTGAAGTCATCACACCTTACATGGTTAACCACGATTCTATGTTTGGTACTGGTCAATATCCAAAATTCAAGGAAGATACTTTTGAATTGAGCGACAGTAATTACGTCCTCATTCCTACAGCTGAAGTTCCTCTGACAAACTACTACCGTGATGAAATCCTTGACGGTAAAGACCTGCCAATCTACTTCACTGCTATGAGCCCATCATTCCGTTCTGAGGCTGGTTCAGCTGGCCGTGATACTCGTGGCTTGATTCGTTTGCACCAATTCCACAAAGTTGAAATGGTTAAATTTGCCAAACCAGAAGAATCTTACGAAGAATTGGAAAAAATGACTGCCAACGCTGAAAACATTCTTCAAAAACTAAACCTTCCATACCGTGTCGTTGCGCTCTCTACTGGAGATATGGGCTTCTCAGCTGCCAAGACTTACGACTTAGAAGTTTGGATTCCAGCGCAAAATACTTACCGTGAAATCTCAAGTTGTTCAAATACAGAAGATTTCCAAGCCCGTCGTGCCCAAATCCGTTACCGTGATGAAGCAGACGGCAAGGTGAAACTCCTTCACACTTTGAACGGTTCTGGACTTGCAGTTGGACGTACAGTGGCTGCTATTCTTGAAAACTACCAAAATGAAGATGGTTCTGTGACCATCCCAGAAGCACTTCGTCCATACATGGGTGGAGCTGAGGTTATCAAACCATAAAAATAAGGTTTAGCTATTTCTAGCTAGACCTTTTTTCGTAACCAATTCATATAAGCGCCCAATACAAAGGATAAAATAATTAAGCAAATAGCGGTTTCAGCCAGTACCAGATAATCCAGAAATGGAAGTTTCAAAATTCCCTGAGCCATCTTAAGCGAAGTAGCTGTGATAATGGTCGGGAAGGTGAGAGCTGAAAAGGCTGGTTGGAAACCTTGTTTTAAAATATTAGGCAGGCGAGTCAAAACAAAGAAAAAGAAGGATTGGGAAGATAAAATCATAACTATTAAGACCCAAGTTGGTAGGCTGGCTCCTCCAACTCGGACTAGAGAAGCCAAGAGTAGAGAAAAAGGAGCACAGTAGATCCCTTCTTGTCCAAGCATGGCTTGTGGGAGTGGATGTTTCTTTAAATCGCTATAAATAAGCGGGTAGAGATAGAAGGTCAAGAGAAATCCAAAACTCAAGGTCGCATAGGCAATTTCAATGATACCTACAAGAGGATAGGTCAAGGCTGCTACTGCTATCCCCACATAGAGAACCGTCCAGCTTGGAGTGGCATGAACCCTCCGCCCCGGATAGGCAAATTTGATAGTGAAACCAGCAATCAGGGCTACATCCAAGAGAAATGAAAACCACCAGAGCCCTTGAGCAACCAAAGGGAAATGAGGAAAGACTCTAAAGACATAAGTCGATAAAATCATCCCAGCCATGGGAAAGGTGGCCATTCCTGACAAAAGAGGGGGCTTGGTCAACTCTTGCTTGGTTTCTTTCCAATTAAAAAGATGCAGAAGCAAAAAGTAAATCCACAAAATCAAACCTGCTAGACTCAACAGATGGGACAGAACCGGCAACGTATCTAAAATAAGATTTCCAGCTCCTGCCAAACCTAGCAAACAACCAGAAAATACCAAGGGGAGTTTTTTCATCCTAACCTCCAATAATCATGTTAGTTTCAGTATAGCATAAAAGCGCTTAAATGAGGGGATAAAAAACGAAGTTGAAAATTCAAGCTTCGTTTTTATTCCACTATTTTTTAACTCGTTGCTAAGATATGACGCAACTGAACAGCACTTGGAGAAACAATTGGAAGAAAGGCTCCTTCATTCCAACGACGAATAAATCCAGATGTTGATTTACTAAAGTAGCCTCTACCTCCACCTGCTTGTAACTCTAATAGAAGACTCTGAGCAACAACATCCACAATGTCTATTCTTAACTGAAATAGTTCACGCGGATTGGCAACAAAATAAGACCTGTCAGACAAACCTTGATAAAGCTCTCGACGAATAGCATCTAACTGTTCGATCTGATGCTTCCACTCATCTGTCAATACACTGCGTTTCACCAAGTCTTTTTCTACTTCTGATAGAGAACGTTCAGCTAAACCAAAAGCTAGACCAAATTGGTAGCCTAAAAAAGCTGGACGATTTTGTGCCAAAAATTGGTGAGCATCTTTTGATAAAATCCATTCCTCTTTCAAAAGGACCTTATTAAAAGTCAGAGCAGCCGTGTTTCCTCCTTGAAGAGAAACAAATTCTAAGTCTTCAGAACGACTAAAATTCTCTGCATCTGATGGTACAGCCACCACATAACTTGTACTTGGATCATCTGTAAAACCTGCCACAAAAATAGTTAAAAATCGATTTCTTCGAGCATTAGTTACCCATGGCAGTCTTCCTTTTAGATACAATTGTCCATTTTCTTCAAGAACGCGAACATTCAGTTCCTCTAGGTCAGATAGATATTTGACAGCATTGGACAAGGCAGTAGCACCTGCATATTCTCCAGACAAGAGTTTTTCCAGATAGGTTTCCTTAAAATAGGAGTTATCTGTATGGAGAATATTATCAATTAAAGTGCGTTGTCCCCATGAAATAAAAGAGGCTGTTAAAGAATGTTGTGCGAGCTCTGCAAGGATATCAATAACATCTTGATCACTTCCTCCTGAACCTCCAAGAGATGCAGGAATCCCCACACGAAAGGCTCCCTCTGCTGCAATTTTCTCAATCAACCGTTCTCCAGCTTGACAAGACTGCTTGTCGATTTCATCAGCATGCTGGTCTAACCAGCTCAAAAATTCTTCTGAAAAAAATCCCATAGCCTTTCCTCCTTCTAGGCATAAGGTTGCAATTCTGGGTTAATTGGGGTATTAGCTAGATTATTGGCATAGTTACAGAGGCTTGCTAGGCTGACACCAAGAACCACATCCAAGGCATTTTGTTGGCTGTAGCCAGCTTCTAAAAACTCAGCCAAGGCTTCATCTCCCACACGTCCCTTGGTATTGATAACCGCCAAGGTAAACTTAGCTAGGGTGTCCAATTTAGGATCTGTTTCAATTGGAGTACGATTGCGAAGGGCTTGAAGAAGGTCATCATTCATCTGGATTTGTTTGATTGAAAAGGCTGTGTGACCTGCGACGCAGAAGGCACAACCATTGGTCACAGCTGCCGTGATTTGCACCACTTCACGCTCAACGGGTGTCAGGCTGTTGCGACGATTGATAGCTCCGACAGTACGGTAAGCCTCTAAAGCAGTCGGTGCATTAGCCAAGAGACCGATTAGGTTAGGAATATAGCCATTGTTATCTTTTTCTACTGTTTCAAGAACTTCTTTCACTTCTGCTGGTGCTGATTCTACTGTATGGATTGTAAATGTTGTCATCATAAAACCTCTTTTCATTTTGTTGAAACCTAGTCTATCACAGATTCTATACCCTGTATAATATATATTTTAAATTGCACTGATAGAAATTTTTTATGAAAGCAAAAAATCACACGCGGTGTGTGATTTCATTATTTATCAAAATACTTTTTAGTCTCAGCAATGACGACTGGCGACAAGACCAAGAGGGCAATCAAGTTTGGCAGAGCCATCAAGGCGTTGACAATATCTGCGATAATCCAAACCATATCCAACTCGATAAATCCTCCCAACAAGACCATGAGTACAAAAATCACACGGTAGAGCCAGATAAAGCGAACCCCAAAGAGGAACTCGAAACAACGTTCCCCGTAATAGTTCCAACCTAGAATCGTTGTAAAGGCAAAGAGCACAAGGAAGATGGTCAAGAGAGCAGGTCCAAAGTGTGAAAAGACTGTTGAGAAGGCTGACTGAGTCAAGGCAACTCCATTCAAATCACCACTCCAAACACCAGTTACCAAGATGGTTAAACCAGTCAAGGTACAGATAATGAGGGTATCAATAAAGGTTCCAGTCATGGAAATCAAACCTTGCTCTACCGGTTCATTTGTCTTAGCCGCAGCAGCTGCAATGGGAGCAGAACCCAAACCAGATTCGTTCGAGAAAACACCACGCGCTACACCATTTTGAATAGCCATCCG includes these proteins:
- the serS gene encoding serine--tRNA ligase, which codes for MLDIKRIRTDFDAVAEKLATRGVDAAVLNEMKEIDAKRRDILVKVETLKAERNTVSAEIAQAKRNKENADDKIAAMQTLSAEVKALDAELAEIDAKLTEFTTTLPNIPADSVPVGVDEDDNVEVRRWGTPREFDFEPKAHWDLGEDLGILDWERGGKVTGARFLFYKGLGARLERAIYNFMLDEHGKEGYTEVITPYMVNHDSMFGTGQYPKFKEDTFELSDSNYVLIPTAEVPLTNYYRDEILDGKDLPIYFTAMSPSFRSEAGSAGRDTRGLIRLHQFHKVEMVKFAKPEESYEELEKMTANAENILQKLNLPYRVVALSTGDMGFSAAKTYDLEVWIPAQNTYREISSCSNTEDFQARRAQIRYRDEADGKVKLLHTLNGSGLAVGRTVAAILENYQNEDGSVTIPEALRPYMGGAEVIKP
- a CDS encoding TDT family transporter, with protein sequence MKKLPLVFSGCLLGLAGAGNLILDTLPVLSHLLSLAGLILWIYFLLLHLFNWKETKQELTKPPLLSGMATFPMAGMILSTYVFRVFPHFPLVAQGLWWFSFLLDVALIAGFTIKFAYPGRRVHATPSWTVLYVGIAVAALTYPLVGIIEIAYATLSFGFLLTFYLYPLIYSDLKKHPLPQAMLGQEGIYCAPFSLLLASLVRVGGASLPTWVLIVMILSSQSFFFFVLTRLPNILKQGFQPAFSALTFPTIITATSLKMAQGILKLPFLDYLVLAETAICLIILSFVLGAYMNWLRKKV
- a CDS encoding acyl-CoA dehydrogenase family protein; protein product: MGFFSEEFLSWLDQHADEIDKQSCQAGERLIEKIAAEGAFRVGIPASLGGSGGSDQDVIDILAELAQHSLTASFISWGQRTLIDNILHTDNSYFKETYLEKLLSGEYAGATALSNAVKYLSDLEELNVRVLEENGQLYLKGRLPWVTNARRNRFLTIFVAGFTDDPSTSYVVAVPSDAENFSRSEDLEFVSLQGGNTAALTFNKVLLKEEWILSKDAHQFLAQNRPAFLGYQFGLAFGLAERSLSEVEKDLVKRSVLTDEWKHQIEQLDAIRRELYQGLSDRSYFVANPRELFQLRIDIVDVVAQSLLLELQAGGGRGYFSKSTSGFIRRWNEGAFLPIVSPSAVQLRHILATS
- a CDS encoding carboxymuconolactone decarboxylase family protein — protein: MTTFTIHTVESAPAEVKEVLETVEKDNNGYIPNLIGLLANAPTALEAYRTVGAINRRNSLTPVEREVVQITAAVTNGCAFCVAGHTAFSIKQIQMNDDLLQALRNRTPIETDPKLDTLAKFTLAVINTKGRVGDEALAEFLEAGYSQQNALDVVLGVSLASLCNYANNLANTPINPELQPYA